The following DNA comes from Candidatus Margulisiibacteriota bacterium.
GTATTTTTTATTGATGCGCAGCAGAGTGCGCAAATGCGGCAGACGTTCGCCGCGCAGCAGGCGGTAATATTCGCTGTAATCCATACCCAGATCAAAAGCGGTGGCTTCCACAGTCTGTCCGCTGTTCTGCCTGAGCAGAGCCAGCTTTTTGCTCAACAGCTCTTTCAGCTCAGTGTTGGTAATTTCTTGGTACATTAGACACATCCTTTTTTAGGCTGATTGACAAAGTCTAAATACCTGCTAAAATTCTTAACAGTACCAAAACACTAATGTGCTGATTGACCAATAAATTAAACAAGGGGGTATTTTTATGACCATAGCGGCAGGCCAGAAAATGTATGCGGACGATATTCTCAATCTGACATTTTTTCCGATAGGAACTATTTTGCAATTTAGCGGCAGCCAGTACAGCAGATTGACCAGCGCCAGAACGGAGGATAACAAAGTAATCTGGACACTGTGCGATGGCACAAGCGTCAACGAAATAGCCGTGCCAAATTTGGTGGAT
Coding sequences within:
- a CDS encoding helix-turn-helix domain-containing protein — its product is MYQEITNTELKELLSKKLALLRQNSGQTVEATAFDLGMDYSEYYRLLRGERLPHLRTLLRINKKYGLNMDWWFSKLEGKPQVKLNKRTTEFELLNNYNKLNVPTRKVIFAMLKSLARDGQRRAPRH